In Chitinivorax tropicus, one genomic interval encodes:
- the fusA gene encoding elongation factor G produces the protein MARKTPIERYRNIGISAHIDAGKTTTTERILFYTGVNHKIGEVHDGAATMDWMEQEQERGITITSAATTTFWKGMGMQFPEHRINIIDTPGHVDFTIEVERSMRVLDGACMVYCAVGGVQPQSETVWRQANKYRVPRLAFVNKMDRQGANFFRVVEQMKLRLKANPVPIVIPIGAEDSFAGVVDLLKMKAILWDEASQGMKFDYVDIPAELQAIAEEWREKMVEAAAEANEDMMNKYLEEGTLSEEEIISGLRTRTINCEIQPMLCGTAFKNKGVQRMLDAVIELLPSPVDIPAVKGTDEKEQEVERQASDEAPFSALAFKLMNDPYVGQLTFFRVYSGVVTSGDTVYNSVKSKKERVGRIVQMHANQREEIEEVRAGDIAAAIGLKEVTTGDTLCSIDNVVTLERMEFPDPVIHVAVEPKTKADQEKMGLALGRLAREDPSFRVRTDEESGQTIISGMGELHLEIIVDRMKREFGVEANVGAPQVAYRETIRKSIEIEGKHVKQSGGKGQYGHVILILEPQPEGGGYEFADEIKGGVIPREFIPSVDKGIRDTLNSGVLAGYPVVDVKARLIFGSYHDVDSSQLAFELAASMAFKDGMRKANPVLLEPMMAVEVETPEEYMGDIMGDLSSRRGIVQGMDDNPAGGKMIKAEVPLAAMFGYSTTLRSMSQGRATYSMEFKHYSEAPKNVAEAVIDSKK, from the coding sequence GTGGCACGTAAAACTCCCATCGAGCGCTACCGTAATATCGGTATTAGCGCTCACATTGACGCCGGTAAGACAACCACGACCGAGCGTATTCTGTTCTACACCGGTGTGAACCATAAGATCGGTGAAGTGCATGACGGCGCGGCCACCATGGACTGGATGGAGCAGGAGCAAGAGCGTGGTATTACCATTACTTCTGCTGCTACCACTACTTTCTGGAAAGGCATGGGGATGCAGTTCCCCGAGCACCGTATCAACATCATTGATACCCCAGGCCACGTAGACTTTACAATTGAAGTTGAGCGCTCCATGCGCGTCTTGGATGGCGCCTGCATGGTTTACTGTGCCGTGGGTGGTGTACAGCCACAGTCTGAAACCGTTTGGCGTCAGGCTAATAAATATCGCGTACCTCGCTTGGCTTTTGTAAACAAGATGGATCGCCAAGGCGCCAACTTCTTCCGTGTTGTTGAGCAGATGAAGCTGCGCTTAAAGGCTAATCCTGTGCCGATCGTCATTCCGATTGGTGCGGAAGATAGCTTTGCTGGCGTAGTCGACCTGCTTAAGATGAAGGCTATCCTGTGGGATGAGGCTTCGCAGGGCATGAAGTTCGACTATGTTGATATCCCTGCCGAGTTGCAAGCAATTGCAGAGGAATGGCGCGAGAAGATGGTTGAAGCGGCAGCAGAGGCCAACGAAGACATGATGAACAAGTACCTGGAAGAGGGTACGCTTTCTGAAGAAGAAATCATCAGCGGTCTGCGTACGCGCACCATCAATTGCGAGATCCAGCCGATGTTGTGTGGTACAGCGTTCAAGAATAAGGGCGTTCAACGTATGTTGGATGCTGTTATTGAATTGCTGCCTTCACCGGTTGATATTCCTGCAGTTAAGGGCACGGATGAAAAAGAGCAAGAGGTTGAGCGTCAAGCTTCGGATGAGGCGCCTTTCTCCGCTTTGGCCTTTAAGTTGATGAACGATCCATACGTTGGTCAGCTTACCTTCTTCCGCGTCTATTCTGGTGTGGTAACGTCTGGCGATACCGTCTACAACTCTGTTAAGAGTAAGAAAGAGCGCGTTGGGCGTATCGTGCAAATGCACGCAAACCAGCGTGAAGAGATTGAAGAGGTTCGCGCGGGCGACATCGCCGCTGCAATCGGCCTGAAAGAAGTCACCACAGGCGATACATTGTGCTCGATTGATAATGTAGTGACCCTGGAGCGCATGGAGTTCCCGGATCCTGTTATCCACGTTGCTGTTGAGCCCAAGACCAAGGCTGACCAAGAGAAAATGGGTTTGGCGTTGGGTCGTCTTGCTCGTGAAGATCCCTCTTTCCGTGTGCGTACCGACGAAGAGTCTGGCCAGACAATTATCTCGGGTATGGGTGAGTTGCACCTTGAGATCATTGTTGATCGCATGAAGCGTGAATTCGGTGTCGAGGCAAACGTTGGTGCTCCTCAGGTTGCGTACCGTGAAACTATCCGTAAGTCGATTGAGATTGAGGGTAAGCATGTCAAGCAATCCGGTGGTAAGGGTCAATATGGTCACGTCATTCTGATTCTGGAGCCGCAGCCTGAAGGCGGTGGTTACGAATTCGCCGACGAGATCAAGGGTGGGGTTATTCCTCGTGAATTCATCCCCTCTGTTGACAAGGGCATTCGCGATACATTGAATAGTGGTGTATTGGCTGGATATCCTGTCGTTGATGTTAAGGCACGCCTGATTTTCGGTTCGTACCACGATGTTGACTCGTCTCAGTTGGCATTTGAATTGGCTGCGTCGATGGCATTTAAAGATGGTATGCGCAAGGCAAATCCGGTGCTGCTGGAGCCAATGATGGCCGTTGAAGTCGAAACGCCTGAAGAATACATGGGCGACATCATGGGCGATCTGTCTTCTCGTCGCGGCATTGTCCAGGGCATGGACGAT